In the Deltaproteobacteria bacterium genome, GAGCACCATCGCCGCGCTCAATTTCCTCTGCGTGTCCGAACTCGGCGCCCTCCGTGCCTCTGCGGTGAACGACCTTCACCCGCGCTCGTCGGCGTCGAACAGGACGAGCTGGTGCGTGCGGCCTTCGTCGGTCACCGCGACCGGATAGCGGCCGGTGAAGCACGCGGCGCAGAAGCCGTTGCCGTCGCCCTCCTTGAGGAAGGCGTACATGCCGCGCTCGGTGAGGTAGCCGAGACTGTCGGCACCGACGAACTGGCGAATGCCTTCGATCGGATTGTTGTGCGCGATGAGTTCCTCCGTGCTCGGCGTGTCGACACCGTAGAAACACGAACCGGTCGTCGGCGGTGAGCTGATGCGCATGTGCACTTCCTTCGCGCCGGCGTGCCGAAGCATCGCCACTAGCTTGCGGCTGGTCGTGCCCCGCACGATCGAGTCGTCGACCACGACGACGCGTTTGCCCTTGAGCACCTCAGCCTGCGCGTTCAGCTTCACCTTCACGCCGAAGTGGCGGATCGCATCTTGCGGCTCGATGAACGTGCGACCGACGTAGTGGTTGCGGATCAAACCCATGTCGAACGGCAGACCCGACTCCTCCGCGAACCCGAGCGCCGCCGGCACCCCGGAGTCGGGTACGGGAATTACCAAGTCCGCCTCGGCCGGCTGTTCGCGCGCGAGTTGCCGCCCCAACTCTTTGCGAACTTGGTACACGTTGCGGCCGTAGACGCGACTGTCGGGACGCGCGAAATAGATGTACTCGAACACGCAGCTGGTGCGCGGCGTCGCGGGAAACGGATGGTAGGTTTCGACGCCGCGGTCGGAGATCACGACGACTTCGCCGGGCTCGACCTCGCGATCGAAATCGGCGCCGACCAGATCCAGCGCGCAACTTTCGGAGGCGACGACCACCGAGTCTTTGATGCGACCGAGCACCAACGGCCGGAATCCGTTGGGATCGCGCGCCGCGATCATCTCGTTGGGCGTGAGAAACAGCAGCGAGTAAGCCCCGCGCACCTGGCTCAGCGCCGCTACCACGCGATCGACGACGCGACTGCCGCGCGCGGTCGCAATCAAGTGGACGATCACTTCGGTATCGACGGTAGATTGAAAAATCGAGCCACGCTCTTCGAGTTGCTCGCGCAATTCAATCGCGTTGACGAGATTGCCGTTGTGCGCCACCGCCAAGCCGCCGCGGCCATACTCGACCACGAACGGCTGCGTGTTCTTCAGCAGGGTCTTGCCGGCCGTGGAGTAGCGGTTGTGGCCGATCGCCGCGCTACCTTCGAGGCGACGAATGATGTCTTCGTTGAAGACGTCGGCCACCAGACCGAGGCCGCGATGTGAGATCAGTGTGCCGGCATTCGCCGACACGATGCCGGCGCCTTCTTGCCCGCGATGCTGTAGCGCGTAGAGCCCGAGATAGACGAGGTTCGCCGCCTCGGGATGGCCGAAGATGCCAACGACCCCACACTCCTCGCGGAACCGGTCGAACATCGCGCCACTCCTCTGTTAGGCCGCACCGAGCCGGCGCGGCAGCGCCGTCTCCCACACCTGCCGCATCTCGTTCACTGTCACATCGATCAAGCTGCCGATGGTCAGACGATGCCCGCGCACCTCACCGAGCACCGTGAACGGGGTTTCGTGGCGGTCCGCCAGCTCGCGCAATCGCCCCAGATGCTGACGACGCAGCGACACAATGATGCGCGACTGACTCTCGCCAAACAGCAACGCGTCGGGACGAATTGCACCTTCCAACTCCACGACCGCCCCAAGTTCGCCACGCAGAGGACCGCTGAGGCAGCACTCCGCCAGCGCCACTGCCAAGCCGCCTTCGCTGCAATCGTGCGCCGAACGCACCAGCCCGTCCTGAATCGCGCGCGCGCACACCGCGTGCACGTGCGTCTCGACTTGCAAATCGATCCACGGCGGCGTGCCCGTGAGGATGCCCTGCTGCGCGAGGTACTCACTGCCACCGAGTTCTTCGCGGGTGCGGCCGAGCAGCACGATCACATCGCCTTCACCCTTGAACCACTGCGTGGTGTGGCGCGTCACGTCGTCCATCAGACCCACCATGGCAATGGTCGGTGTCGGCGGAATCGCCCGGCCTTCCGTCTCGTTGTAAAAGCTCACGTTGCCGCTGACCACCGGTACGCCGAGCGCCTTGCAGGCGTCGCGAATGCCGTGAACGGCTTCGACGAACTGCCACATGATCGCCGGCTTCTCGGGGTTGCCGAAGTTCAGGCAGTCGCTGATGCCGAGCGGTACCGCCCCGGCACACACGACATTACGCGCGCTCTCGACCACGGCGATCATGGCCCCGACGTAGGGATCGAGCAGACAATAGCGGCTGTTGCAGTCGACGCTGAGCGCCAGCGCCTTGTGCGTGCCTTTCACCCGCACGACGGCGGCGTCAGACCCGGGCTGCACCACCGTGTTGCCACGCACGAGATGATCGTACTGGCGATACACCCATTGACGCGAGGCGATGTTGGGGGAGTCGAGCAACCCCAGCAGCGTGCGATTGTAGTCACCAGGCAATGCCACGTGATCGAGGTTGAGAACTTGCCGCGCCTCGGCCTCCGCTGATGCCACCGCCGGCCGTTCGTACTTCGGCGCGCCGTCGGCGAGCGGTTCCAGCGGGAGACACGCCACTTCCTGTCCGCGGTGAATGATCCGAATCATGCGATCGTCGGTGACTTCGCCGATGATCGAAGCATCGAGATCCCACTTGGCGAATACCTCGCGCACGACATCTTCCGATCCCGCTTTGGCGACGATCAGCATGCGCTCTTGCGATTCGGACAGCAGAATCTCGTACGGCGTCATGCCCTCTTCGCGCAGGGGGACACGATCCAGGTCCAGGCGGATGCCGGTCTCGCCACGCGCCGCCATTTCAACCGACGAACTCGTCAAGCCGGCGGCACCCATGTCTTGAATCGCAACGATCGCGTCGCGCTCCATCAATTCCAGACAGGCTTCGAGTAGCAACTTCTCGGTGAAGGGATCACCGACCTGGACCGTCGGCCGCTTGTGTTCAGTCTCGTCACCGAATTCAGCCGACGCTAGCAAGCTGGCGCCGTGGATACCGTCGCGCCCAGTCTTCGAGCCGACGTAGATGACCGGATTGCCCACGCCGGTCGCCGAGGCGCGGAAGATACGATCGGCGCGCACGATACCGAGCGTGAACGCGTTGACCAAGATGTTTTCGTTATACCCGGCGTCGAAGTATATCTCGCCGCCGACCGTCGGCACGCCGATACAATTGCCATAGCCGCCGATGCCGCCCACGACGCCGTGGACGAGGTAGCCGGTGCGCGGATGATCGATCGCACCGAAGCGCAGCGAATCGAGATTGGCGATCGGACGCGCGCCCATCGTGAACACGTCGCGCATGATGCCGCCAACGCCGGTAGCGGCGCCCTGGTACGGCTCGACGTACGACGGATGGTTGTGACTCTCAATTTTGAAGACGGCCGCGAGGCCATCGCCGATGTCCATCGCACCGGCGTTCTCGCCGGGTCCCTGTAAGACGCGCGGCCCCGTCGTCGGCAATTCGCGCAACCAGCGCCGCGAACTCTTGTAACTGCAGTGCTCCGACCACATCACGGAGAAAATCCCCAACTCGACGTAGGTCGGGGTACGACCAATCGCCGCGACGATGCGGCGATACTCGTCTTCGTTCAGGCCGTGTTCGGCGGCCAGCGCAGCAGTGACCTGCGGCTCGTCCATACGGCTCACGGTCCCGGCGCCACCGATGCCACCGACTCGGTGCGTCCGGCGGCCACGCTCGCGGCAATTGAGCGGAACAGTTTCAGTCCATCTTCACCGCCCAGTGCCTTCTCCACCGCGTGCTCCGGATGCGGCATGAGCCCGAAGACATTGCGCTGGCGGTTCATGACGCCGGCGATGTTGTGCAGCGACCCGTTAGGATTGGCGGCCTCGGTGACCCGCCCGCCGGCGTCGGCGTAGCGCAGTAAGATTTGTCCTTCTTCTTCGATTTCGCTCAGCGTCGCTTCGCTCGCGACGTAGCAACCTTCGCCGTGCTTGATCGGCAAGGTCAGAATCTCGCCCGGTCCACACGCGCGCGTAAATGCGGTCGCAGCACTTTCGACCCGGACGTGGACGTACTCGCAGACGAAACTAAGGTTACGGTTGCGAATCAGCGCGCCGGGCAGCAAGCCGGCCTCGCACAGCACTTGGAATCCATTGCAAATGCCGAACACCAATCCTCCATCACGGGCGAATCCTACCACGCTCTCCATGACGGGCGAGAAGCGGGCGAGCGCTCCGCAGCGCAAGTAGTCGCCGTACGAAAAGCCGCCGGGCAACACGACGCAATCGACGCCGCGCAGATCGCGCTCTTTGTGCCACAGCGGGATCGCCGTCTGCCCGAGCACGTGATCGATGGCGTAGAGCGCATCGTGGTCGTCGAGCGAGCCGGGAAAGGTCACCACACCCCAGCGCATAGTCTCGTCCTTCTCGGTTAAGTGTCCGCTTCAGTCTTGCAACTCGAAGCGATAGTCTTCGATCACACCATTCGCGAGCAGTTTACGACACATCTCGTCGACCTCACGTTCGACTTCCGCGCGCGGCCCGCGGTCGAGCCAGATTTCGAGGTACTTGCCGAGCCGCACATCGGTGGCCCGCTCGAAACCCAGCGAGTGGAGTGAATGCTGAATGGCCTTGCCGGCTGGATCGAGTACCCCAGATTTCAATGTGACGTATACTTTGGCAAGCACCGCCGCCTCCTCTTCCGCGCCCTGCAGATGATTCGTTCAGGGAACAACACCCGCTCCTTCATAGCGCAAATGAATCGCAAGGTGAACCCACACCCGAACGCGGGTCCGAGTAGCGCATAGCGCTCAGGTTTTCGTCTTGAGGTCGATACCGGTGTGGCCGAAGCCGCCATCGCCGCGTGCGGTCGCTTCCAGCTCGGCCACGACTTGCCACTGCGCCTGCGACACCGGGGCAATGATCAGTTGCGCGATGCGATCGCCGCGCTTGATCTCATACAGTTCGGTGCTCAAGTTGACCAGGATGACGCCGATTTCGCCGCGGTAGTCCGCGTCGATGGTGCCGGGGGAGTTGAGCAGCGTGATTCCATGCCGCAGCGCCAGACCGCTGCGCGGGCGCACTTGCGCTTCGAAGCCGGGTGGTAGTGCCACCGCGATCCCCGTTGGAATCAGCACGCGTTGATGCGGGAGCAACTGAATCGGATCGGTGACATCGGCCATCAGATCCATGCCGGCAGCACTCGTGCTGGCGTAGGCCGGCAGCGGCAACTCCGCAGGCCCCGGCCGTACGCGCTTGACGGCGATGGTGACCGTGGCCGTCACGCGGATGGTCAGGCGGGAGCCGCCGCGGCGAGGATGCCCGCGTCGACGCTGCGGCCCTTCAAGTCACCGAGCAGCGCCATCGCCATATCTTCGTGCCGCAGCAAGCGTTGCGCAAGCGCGACCACGTCATCGTGGCTGACGGCGTCGATGCGCGCGGCCACCTCGTTGGGTGAGATGTCCTGGCCGAAGTAGATCTCGTTCTTGGCGACCCGATTCATCCGGCTATCGCTGCTCTCCAAGCCGAGCAGCATGTTGCCTTTAAGTTGGTTCTTGACGCGGCTTAATTCCTCGCTTCGAAGGCCCTCGACGGCCAGCTTGCGCAGTTCGGCACCGATGACCGTCACCACTTCTTCGACCCACTCCGCGCTGGTCCCGGCGTAGATGCCGAGGTAGCCGATGTCGCGATAGGACGACAAGAACGAGTAGACCGAGTAGGCGCGGCCACGGCGCTCGCGCACTTCTTGAAACAGGCGCGAGCTCATGCCGCCGCCAAGCGCGGTGCTCAGCAAATACGCCGCGTAGCGTTCTGGCGCACACTGCGCGATGCCCGGCATTCCCAGGCAGATGTGAACTTGCTCGAGCGCTTTCTCGACGGAGAAGATCCCGCGTGCCGGTACCGGCGACGAATTGTTGCTCGGTTCCGCCACGCCGCTCAGGTCGCCGAACTCACGCTGCACCCAGTCGACCAACACCTCGTGCGTCAGGTTACCCGCCGCCGCGATGACGATGCGGTCGGGCTGATAGCGCGCGGTGAAGAACTCCAAGAGTTCCTTCTGACCGAACTGCTCGACCGTCTCCGCGCGCCCACAAATCGGATAGCCGAGCGGATGGCCCGGCCAGTAGCTCACATTAAACAGATCGTGGACGTAGTCGTCGGGGGTGTCTTCGACTTGCGAGATTTCCTGCAGCACGACGGCGCGCTCGCGATCGATCTCTTCTGGAGCGAAGCGCGAGTGACGAAAGATGTCGGCGAGCAGATCGATCGCCAACGGCAGGTGCTCGGCGAGCACCTTGGCGTAGTAACAGGTGTACTCTTTGCTCGTGAAGGCGTTGAGGACGCCACCGACCGCGTCGATCTCTTCCGCGATCGCCGCCGCCGTGCGGCGCTCCGTGCCTTTGAAAAACAGATGCTCGAGGAAGTGGGAGATCCCGTTCTGCTTCGCGGTTTCGAAGCGTGAGCCGTTCTCCACCCAAATGCCGATCGTGGCGGAGGGGACGCCCGGCATCTCCTCCGTGACCACCCGCAGGCCGTTGGGCAGTACCGAACGGCTCACCATGCTCAACCCTGCCCCGCGGCCGCCCCCAGCGCTTCCTTGCGACTGAGGCGAATCTTGCCTTGTCTGTCGACCTCCAGCACCTTCACCATCACCTCGTCGCCTTCTTTCAGCACGTCGGTGACCTTCTGAACGCGCCCCTCGGCCAGCTGCGAGATGTGAATCAGTCCGTCGGTGCCGGGCATGATTTCCACAAAGGCGCCGAAGTCGACGATCTTGCGCACCTTGCCCTTGTAGATCTTGCCAACTTGGGCCTCGGCCGTGAGGCCTTCGATGCGCTCGATCGCTTTGCGCAGCGACGCGCCGTCGCTGGAGGCGATGAACACCGTGCCATCATCTTCGATGTCGATCTTCGCGCCGGTTTCCTCGACGATGGCGCGAATCACCTTGCCACCTGGTCCGATGACGTCGCGAATCTTGTCCGGCTTGATCTTGATGGTAACGATGCGGGGGGCGTGCGGAGAAATGTCCCCACGGGCCTGCGGCAACGTCTGGTTCATAATGCCGAGGATGTGGAGGCGGCCTTCGCGGGCCTGGTGCAACGCCTCGCGCATGATCTCGCGCGTGACGCCGCGGATCTTGATGTCCATCTGCAAGCCGGTAATGCCTTCGCTCGTACCGGCGACCTTGAAGTCCATGTCGCCGAGATGGTCCTCGTCACCGAGGATGTCCGAGAGGATGCGAACCTTGTCACCGTCCTTGATCAGTCCCATCGCGATACCAGCCACCGCCCCCTTGGTGGGAACGCCGGCATCCATCAGGGCGAGCGAGCTGCCGCACACTGTCGCCATCGACGACGAGCCATTCGATTCGAGCACTTCAGAAACCATTCGCACCGTGTACGGGAAGGTCGCTTCGGCCGGAAGCACGGGCACCACGGAACGTTCCGCCAGCGCCCCGTGTCCGACATCGCGCCGGCTCGGACCGCGCAGCGGTCGGACTTCGCCGACGCTGAACGGCGGGAAATTGTAGTGCAGCATGAACTTCTTGTAGTATTCGCCGATCAACGCATCGATCTTCTGCTCGTCCGCCGAGGTGCCGAGCGTGGCCACCACCAACGCCTGCGTTTCGCCCCGAGTGAACAGCGCCGAGCCGTGGGTCCGCGGCAGCACGCCGACCTCGCAACTGACGGGCCGAATGTCCTTCAGTCCGCGGCCGTCGATGCGTTTGCCGCTCTCGACGATCACGCCGCGCACGATCTGACTTTCGATCTCCTCCACCGCTTCCTTGACGGCCTTCCCCGCGCTGGGGAATTCGGCGGCGAGGGCGGCTTGGGTGTCGGCCATTGCTTGCCGAAGCGCTGCGACGCGTTCCTGCTTGCCGGTGATGGCCAATGCCTTCCGCATGAGCGGACCGGCGACAGCTTCGGCTCGCTTGGTGAGGTCGGCATTGCCCGCGACCACCACCACTGCGCGCTTTGGTTTGCCAACGGCTTGGCGCAGCTCTTCCTGCAGCTTGATCAGGATCTGCATCTCCTGATGACCGAAGTACAGCGCCTCGAGCATGACGTCTTCCGACACCCCGCTCGCGCCGCCCTCCACCATCACCAGGCTGTCCGCGGTGCCGGCAACGACCAGTGAGATGTCGCTGGCTTCGTACTGGCTGTGTTGCGGGTTGATCACCAGTTTGCCGTCGAGACGGCCGACACGCACCGCGGCGATCGGTCCGAGAAACGGAATATCCGACACATGCAGCGCCGCCGAGGCCGCAATCAGCGCGACCATGTCGGCGTCGTTTTCCTTATCGGCGGAGAGCACCGTGGCAATGACTTGCGTTTCGCAGACGAAACCTTCCGCGAACAGTGGACGAATCGGCCGGTCAATCAAGCGCGAATTCAAAATTTCCCGTTCGGATTGTCGCCCTTCGCGCTTGAAGAACCCGCCGGGGATTTTCCCGGTCGCGAAGGTCTTCTCCTGGTAATCACAGGTGAGCGGAAAGAAATCGATGCCTTCACGCGCGCTGCGCGAGGCCACGGCGGTGGCGAGCACACAGGTCTCGCCGTATTGCACCAATGCGGCGCCATCGGCCTGCTTGGCCATGCGCCCGACCTCGATCGTCAGGGCGCGCCCCGCCAACAGAGTTTCGATTTTCTTGAACATACATTTGCCTCCCGGGCCGTTATGGCCCTGCTGTGGGAGGGAAGACGATAGCGGGAGATGCGCGAGGGAGCCGGCGCTATTTCCGGATCCCCAGCCGATCAATGACGCTCTTGTAGCGCTCGTAGTCGCCGCGCTTCAAATAATCCAACAACCGGCGACGCTGGCCGACGAGTTTCAACAACCCGCGCCGCGAATGGTGATCCTTCGTATGGACTTTGAAGTGCTCGGTCAGATAAGTAATTCGATCGCTGAGCAGCGCAATTTGCACCTCGGGAGAGCCCGTGTCAGTTCCATGGAGCCGATACTGCTGCACGATGTTCTGTCGTTGCTCCAGAGCTGTCCCCATCTTTCCTCCGAACCTTTTAGTTGACGAGGAGGATTAACATACGCGCATATGCGGCGCAAGCTGGCGCGAGCCAGCTGCCTTGAGCCAGCATCCCGGCATCGACGATGAAATTTGCCGCCCGGCGGTCACGCCGATACGATCCGATCCCCTTATGACCCGTGTCGCCGTGTTTGCCGCGTTGCAGTGGGAATGCCGCCCGGTCCTGCGCCAGCTTCGCGCCATGCAGCGTCAGGTAGTCGATGGATTTACGGTCTGGACTGGCACCGCCCCCGGCCGGCAGATTGATCTCATCAAGACCGGCATCGGCATGGGACGCGCCGCGGCGGCCGCCGCGACGGTAGCCGCGCTCGGCCCGCACGACGTCTTCTTGTCGACCGGGTGCGCCGGCGGTCTCGTGCCCGGCCTGGCTCCGGGCTACCTGACGATACCCACGCGCATCGTGGCACGCGCGACCGGCGACGCGTACGAGACTGACCTCGCCACACGCACCCAACTCACGACCGTCGCGGCGCGCGTCGGCCTCACCGCGACCTTCGGGCCGCTCCTCTGCAGCGCGCGCGCACTACGCAGCGGCGCCGACAAACTCCGGGCCGGCGAGCAGACCGGAGCCGTCGCCGTCGAAATGGAAGGCGCCGCGATTGCCGCCTTCGCGCGACAGGCCGGCGTCCCGTTCGCCGCGGTGCGCGCGATTCTCGACCCGGTCGACAGTGCCC is a window encoding:
- a CDS encoding amidophosphoribosyltransferase — protein: MFDRFREECGVVGIFGHPEAANLVYLGLYALQHRGQEGAGIVSANAGTLISHRGLGLVADVFNEDIIRRLEGSAAIGHNRYSTAGKTLLKNTQPFVVEYGRGGLAVAHNGNLVNAIELREQLEERGSIFQSTVDTEVIVHLIATARGSRVVDRVVAALSQVRGAYSLLFLTPNEMIAARDPNGFRPLVLGRIKDSVVVASESCALDLVGADFDREVEPGEVVVISDRGVETYHPFPATPRTSCVFEYIYFARPDSRVYGRNVYQVRKELGRQLAREQPAEADLVIPVPDSGVPAALGFAEESGLPFDMGLIRNHYVGRTFIEPQDAIRHFGVKVKLNAQAEVLKGKRVVVVDDSIVRGTTSRKLVAMLRHAGAKEVHMRISSPPTTGSCFYGVDTPSTEELIAHNNPIEGIRQFVGADSLGYLTERGMYAFLKEGDGNGFCAACFTGRYPVAVTDEGRTHQLVLFDADERG
- the pnp gene encoding polyribonucleotide nucleotidyltransferase, which codes for MFKKIETLLAGRALTIEVGRMAKQADGAALVQYGETCVLATAVASRSAREGIDFFPLTCDYQEKTFATGKIPGGFFKREGRQSEREILNSRLIDRPIRPLFAEGFVCETQVIATVLSADKENDADMVALIAASAALHVSDIPFLGPIAAVRVGRLDGKLVINPQHSQYEASDISLVVAGTADSLVMVEGGASGVSEDVMLEALYFGHQEMQILIKLQEELRQAVGKPKRAVVVVAGNADLTKRAEAVAGPLMRKALAITGKQERVAALRQAMADTQAALAAEFPSAGKAVKEAVEEIESQIVRGVIVESGKRIDGRGLKDIRPVSCEVGVLPRTHGSALFTRGETQALVVATLGTSADEQKIDALIGEYYKKFMLHYNFPPFSVGEVRPLRGPSRRDVGHGALAERSVVPVLPAEATFPYTVRMVSEVLESNGSSSMATVCGSSLALMDAGVPTKGAVAGIAMGLIKDGDKVRILSDILGDEDHLGDMDFKVAGTSEGITGLQMDIKIRGVTREIMREALHQAREGRLHILGIMNQTLPQARGDISPHAPRIVTIKIKPDKIRDVIGPGGKVIRAIVEETGAKIDIEDDGTVFIASSDGASLRKAIERIEGLTAEAQVGKIYKGKVRKIVDFGAFVEIMPGTDGLIHISQLAEGRVQKVTDVLKEGDEVMVKVLEVDRQGKIRLSRKEALGAAAGQG
- the purL gene encoding phosphoribosylformylglycinamidine synthase subunit PurL is translated as MDEPQVTAALAAEHGLNEDEYRRIVAAIGRTPTYVELGIFSVMWSEHCSYKSSRRWLRELPTTGPRVLQGPGENAGAMDIGDGLAAVFKIESHNHPSYVEPYQGAATGVGGIMRDVFTMGARPIANLDSLRFGAIDHPRTGYLVHGVVGGIGGYGNCIGVPTVGGEIYFDAGYNENILVNAFTLGIVRADRIFRASATGVGNPVIYVGSKTGRDGIHGASLLASAEFGDETEHKRPTVQVGDPFTEKLLLEACLELMERDAIVAIQDMGAAGLTSSSVEMAARGETGIRLDLDRVPLREEGMTPYEILLSESQERMLIVAKAGSEDVVREVFAKWDLDASIIGEVTDDRMIRIIHRGQEVACLPLEPLADGAPKYERPAVASAEAEARQVLNLDHVALPGDYNRTLLGLLDSPNIASRQWVYRQYDHLVRGNTVVQPGSDAAVVRVKGTHKALALSVDCNSRYCLLDPYVGAMIAVVESARNVVCAGAVPLGISDCLNFGNPEKPAIMWQFVEAVHGIRDACKALGVPVVSGNVSFYNETEGRAIPPTPTIAMVGLMDDVTRHTTQWFKGEGDVIVLLGRTREELGGSEYLAQQGILTGTPPWIDLQVETHVHAVCARAIQDGLVRSAHDCSEGGLAVALAECCLSGPLRGELGAVVELEGAIRPDALLFGESQSRIIVSLRRQHLGRLRELADRHETPFTVLGEVRGHRLTIGSLIDVTVNEMRQVWETALPRRLGAA
- the purQ gene encoding phosphoribosylformylglycinamidine synthase subunit PurQ gives rise to the protein MRWGVVTFPGSLDDHDALYAIDHVLGQTAIPLWHKERDLRGVDCVVLPGGFSYGDYLRCGALARFSPVMESVVGFARDGGLVFGICNGFQVLCEAGLLPGALIRNRNLSFVCEYVHVRVESAATAFTRACGPGEILTLPIKHGEGCYVASEATLSEIEEEGQILLRYADAGGRVTEAANPNGSLHNIAGVMNRQRNVFGLMPHPEHAVEKALGGEDGLKLFRSIAASVAAGRTESVASVAPGP
- the rpsO gene encoding 30S ribosomal protein S15; translated protein: MGTALEQRQNIVQQYRLHGTDTGSPEVQIALLSDRITYLTEHFKVHTKDHHSRRGLLKLVGQRRRLLDYLKRGDYERYKSVIDRLGIRK
- a CDS encoding insulinase family protein; translated protein: MVSRSVLPNGLRVVTEEMPGVPSATIGIWVENGSRFETAKQNGISHFLEHLFFKGTERRTAAAIAEEIDAVGGVLNAFTSKEYTCYYAKVLAEHLPLAIDLLADIFRHSRFAPEEIDRERAVVLQEISQVEDTPDDYVHDLFNVSYWPGHPLGYPICGRAETVEQFGQKELLEFFTARYQPDRIVIAAAGNLTHEVLVDWVQREFGDLSGVAEPSNNSSPVPARGIFSVEKALEQVHICLGMPGIAQCAPERYAAYLLSTALGGGMSSRLFQEVRERRGRAYSVYSFLSSYRDIGYLGIYAGTSAEWVEEVVTVIGAELRKLAVEGLRSEELSRVKNQLKGNMLLGLESSDSRMNRVAKNEIYFGQDISPNEVAARIDAVSHDDVVALAQRLLRHEDMAMALLGDLKGRSVDAGILAAAAPA
- the purS gene encoding phosphoribosylformylglycinamidine synthase subunit PurS; amino-acid sequence: MLAKVYVTLKSGVLDPAGKAIQHSLHSLGFERATDVRLGKYLEIWLDRGPRAEVEREVDEMCRKLLANGVIEDYRFELQD
- the dut gene encoding dUTP diphosphatase, with product MTATVTIAVKRVRPGPAELPLPAYASTSAAGMDLMADVTDPIQLLPHQRVLIPTGIAVALPPGFEAQVRPRSGLALRHGITLLNSPGTIDADYRGEIGVILVNLSTELYEIKRGDRIAQLIIAPVSQAQWQVVAELEATARGDGGFGHTGIDLKTKT